In Pseudoalteromonas carrageenovora IAM 12662, the following proteins share a genomic window:
- a CDS encoding DUF547 domain-containing protein — protein MSLFKLVSLLIKFSCLFLLLSAPKYLLAEDKAYPQFSGYSPKSKLLINFEPVNILLESNVLDMGPSRRINAKLDKPPIGTKLRNVFPRATHNESNRFTYELIKSPKQKSLVNDVKKYLESLPDKKSLNLYSRQEQLAYWLNLYNITLINEIVKRYPIVGLEKILTGPDSLLDKKLVNIGSLQLSLSDIQYGILDKNYSKEPLIIYGLYQGYIGSPNINKKAFSGKNVYKLLKNNATDFVNSNRGTNIDSLNSLEVSSYYARNADYFPNFSNDLKLHLLQFADETTQEIINKSDKIEPIINNWAIADLFGSKRVFGGAMSTNSAASIGMSRNYALTDKVTKDANTGGEFRLSPKEITRLKELMKVRAKNYGETSVTITDLELQDEN, from the coding sequence ATGAGTTTATTTAAATTAGTTAGTTTATTGATCAAGTTTAGTTGTTTGTTCTTGCTTTTAAGTGCCCCAAAATATCTTCTTGCTGAAGATAAAGCCTACCCTCAATTTAGCGGTTATTCACCTAAATCTAAGTTATTAATAAACTTTGAACCTGTGAACATATTATTAGAATCGAATGTTCTTGATATGGGGCCATCCAGAAGAATAAATGCTAAACTTGATAAACCCCCGATAGGTACTAAGTTAAGAAATGTTTTCCCCAGAGCTACCCATAATGAAAGTAACAGATTCACATATGAGTTGATAAAATCTCCTAAACAAAAAAGTTTAGTCAATGATGTTAAAAAATATTTAGAATCATTGCCTGACAAAAAAAGCCTTAATTTATATTCGAGACAAGAGCAATTGGCCTATTGGCTTAATCTTTATAACATTACTTTAATTAACGAAATTGTTAAGCGGTATCCAATAGTTGGTTTAGAAAAAATATTAACTGGTCCTGACTCACTATTGGATAAAAAGCTAGTAAATATTGGTAGTCTTCAGTTGAGCCTCAGTGACATACAGTATGGGATTTTAGATAAAAACTATAGTAAAGAACCTTTAATCATTTATGGATTATATCAAGGGTATATCGGCAGCCCAAATATCAATAAAAAAGCCTTTTCAGGTAAAAATGTATATAAGTTATTAAAAAATAATGCAACAGATTTTGTCAATTCAAATAGAGGTACAAACATTGATTCTCTAAATAGTTTAGAGGTCTCTAGTTATTATGCGAGAAATGCTGATTATTTTCCTAATTTTAGCAATGACCTCAAACTTCATCTGTTGCAATTTGCTGATGAAACAACCCAAGAAATAATAAATAAGTCGGATAAAATTGAGCCCATTATAAATAATTGGGCAATTGCTGATCTATTTGGAAGTAAAAGAGTCTTCGGTGGTGCCATGTCTACTAACTCAGCAGCTTCAATAGGAATGTCAAGAAATTATGCATTGACCGATAAAGTCACTAAAGATGCGAACACAGGTGGAGAGTTCAGACTTTCACCTAAAGAAATAACCAGGTTAAAGGAGTTAATGAAAGTAAGAGCTAAGAATTACGGTGAGACATCCGTAACGATAACAGACCTAGAATTACAAGATGAAAACTAA
- the opgC gene encoding OpgC domain-containing protein, which produces MTTIKKKRIVGFDIARGIAILLAMLSHTFTALNYSPAMEVNLLVRSSTPTFIVVFGFFLYLLYYPKIVKNDFYYVKTKLWGRSLQCYLLYFFTCSIWAYVNDFSFIYFIRLTLFLSSTPFTDILRFYAILFFISPYLLMLLNSQYRLFLIPIIMIPHILIYFIPLPSLDFIPYGVYISTLLYGGGNVIAGPSILHSLIFVFLGVYIAKTFHGNSLFNNKYILLIMILSLITILILPASFKDFSSMKFRNSNAFEYFVFSAFMSLIVIELSLFFAKNLKGLFFEPILVVSRSSLVLFCYGNSVLYVLYKQYDISNALIILIFSIFYMICRFEFLLPKFDVNKFLLKPRGNI; this is translated from the coding sequence GTGACCACTATAAAAAAAAAGAGAATAGTAGGTTTTGATATTGCTAGAGGAATCGCTATTTTGTTAGCTATGCTTTCCCACACTTTTACTGCTCTCAATTATAGTCCAGCAATGGAAGTTAATTTATTAGTACGTAGTTCAACTCCTACTTTTATTGTTGTATTTGGTTTCTTTTTGTACTTGTTATATTATCCGAAAATAGTAAAGAACGATTTTTATTATGTAAAAACTAAATTGTGGGGAAGGTCCTTACAATGTTATCTACTTTATTTTTTTACTTGTAGTATTTGGGCTTATGTAAACGATTTTAGTTTTATATATTTTATCAGGTTGACCTTATTTTTGAGCTCTACACCTTTTACTGATATTTTACGTTTTTATGCTATATTATTTTTTATATCACCTTACTTACTAATGCTGCTAAATTCACAATATCGTCTTTTTCTAATCCCAATAATAATGATTCCTCACATACTAATCTATTTTATTCCTTTACCGTCTTTAGACTTTATACCGTATGGAGTGTATATTTCAACACTATTGTATGGAGGTGGCAATGTAATAGCTGGCCCATCAATTTTACATTCATTAATTTTTGTTTTTTTAGGTGTCTATATAGCGAAAACGTTTCATGGAAATAGTTTGTTCAACAATAAATATATACTTTTAATAATGATATTATCATTAATTACGATTTTAATTCTTCCCGCTTCATTTAAAGATTTCTCAAGTATGAAATTTCGAAACTCAAACGCCTTTGAATATTTTGTTTTTTCAGCTTTTATGTCTTTAATAGTAATTGAATTATCTTTATTTTTTGCTAAAAATTTAAAAGGTTTATTTTTTGAACCGATACTTGTAGTTAGTCGTTCTTCCTTGGTTTTGTTTTGTTACGGAAATAGTGTGTTGTACGTTCTTTACAAACAGTACGATATTTCTAACGCTTTAATTATACTAATTTTTTCTATTTTTTATATGATTTGTAGGTTTGAATTTTTATTACCGAAATTTGATGTAAATAAGTTTCTATTGAAACCTCGTGGTAATATTTGA
- a CDS encoding retropepsin-like aspartic protease translates to MNPVFKKAIIKFEMSETGHQIVNAKINGKPLRLILDTAAGSSVLDKSCLNDLNIIETLSDENAAGLGTPEHVMGNIEVSEIELAGIVYKNPSFVSLNLDHVQVAGGEEGVHGLLGSPFFSQHKCVIDFENHTLELLKS, encoded by the coding sequence ATGAATCCAGTATTTAAAAAAGCAATCATTAAATTTGAAATGTCAGAAACAGGACACCAAATTGTTAATGCTAAAATTAATGGCAAGCCTTTGCGCTTAATTTTAGATACAGCCGCAGGCTCGTCTGTTTTAGATAAGAGCTGCCTTAATGATTTAAACATCATAGAAACACTCAGTGATGAAAATGCAGCGGGTTTAGGTACACCTGAGCATGTAATGGGAAATATTGAGGTTTCAGAAATTGAATTAGCTGGCATTGTATATAAAAACCCGAGCTTTGTATCGTTAAATCTTGACCATGTTCAAGTTGCAGGTGGAGAAGAGGGGGTACATGGTTTACTTGGCTCGCCTTTTTTTAGTCAGCACAAATGCGTTATAGATTTTGAGAATCATACGCTTGAGCTTTTAAAGAGCTAG
- a CDS encoding Stf0 family sulfotransferase: MHLYKEQFLEKHDYPRVSKPSKVLIIASTERCGSHMLGHALHNTNSFGFPLEYANPANLNKWKEKLKIDDFFEVIDELQQRRTSPNGVFGIKLHYQHIEQFGGFENLVKYFPDAYYVLLTRENVLNQAVSLSIASQTGVWISGQQPMTENPEYDYSSIDESLKNIIKNNSSWRYALAASDCKYIEMNFDNVKDNLNNTISEIADFMGISVNNEDIPKEQVTSKQSNKLNEEWADRFCSEFNLSSQLIPEQKPKLIKKIKKKFKKTFS, encoded by the coding sequence ATGCACTTGTATAAGGAACAATTTTTAGAAAAGCATGATTACCCAAGAGTTTCTAAGCCGTCTAAGGTTTTGATTATCGCTTCTACAGAGCGTTGTGGAAGTCATATGCTTGGCCATGCGTTACATAATACTAATTCCTTCGGTTTTCCTCTGGAATATGCAAACCCTGCAAACCTAAATAAATGGAAAGAAAAATTAAAGATAGATGATTTTTTTGAAGTCATTGATGAACTTCAGCAAAGAAGAACATCACCAAATGGGGTTTTTGGAATTAAACTCCACTATCAGCATATTGAACAGTTTGGTGGGTTTGAGAATTTAGTTAAATATTTTCCAGATGCATATTATGTTTTATTAACGAGGGAAAACGTATTAAACCAAGCAGTCTCTTTATCAATTGCCAGTCAAACTGGGGTGTGGATTTCTGGGCAGCAACCTATGACAGAAAACCCTGAATATGATTATTCAAGCATTGATGAAAGTCTTAAAAATATAATAAAAAACAACTCTTCTTGGCGATATGCTTTAGCAGCTAGTGACTGTAAATATATAGAAATGAACTTTGATAATGTTAAGGACAACTTAAATAATACTATTTCTGAAATTGCTGACTTTATGGGGATCAGCGTTAACAACGAAGATATTCCTAAAGAGCAAGTTACAAGTAAACAAAGTAATAAGTTAAATGAAGAGTGGGCAGATCGTTTTTGCTCTGAATTTAATTTATCAAGCCAGTTAATTCCCGAGCAAAAACCTAAATTAATTAAAAAGATTAAGAAAAAGTTTAAGAAAACATTTTCATAA
- a CDS encoding methionine synthase — MKTLLPTSTAGSLPKPLWLAEPETLWSPWKLQADELTQGKHDALRLSLFDQQQAGIDIVSDGEQTRQHFVTTFIEHLNGVDFEKRKTVKIRDRYDASVPSVVGPVSRQKPVFVQDAKFLRSQTNQPIKWALPGPMTMIDTLYDDHYKSREKLAWEFAIILNQEAKELEAAGVDIIQFDEPAFNVFFDEVNDWGIACLERAIEGLKCETAVHICYGYGIKANTDWKKTLGSEWRQYEEAFPKLQQSNIDIISLECHNSHVPMDLLELIRGKKVMVGAIDVASNEIETPEEVAATLRKALQFVDADKLYPCTNCGMAPLSHEVANGKLNALSKGAEIVRKELVKQNSNI; from the coding sequence ATGAAAACTTTATTACCTACATCTACAGCAGGCAGTTTACCAAAGCCATTATGGCTTGCAGAGCCAGAAACCCTTTGGTCACCTTGGAAGTTGCAAGCAGATGAATTAACCCAAGGCAAACACGACGCCCTACGCTTATCATTATTCGACCAGCAGCAAGCAGGCATTGATATAGTAAGTGATGGTGAGCAAACACGTCAGCATTTTGTAACTACATTTATAGAGCACCTCAACGGTGTTGATTTTGAAAAACGTAAAACGGTAAAAATACGTGACCGTTACGACGCCAGTGTACCAAGCGTAGTGGGCCCTGTTAGCCGCCAAAAACCAGTGTTTGTACAAGACGCTAAGTTTTTACGTTCGCAAACTAACCAACCTATTAAATGGGCGTTACCTGGCCCAATGACCATGATAGACACACTGTATGACGACCATTACAAAAGCCGCGAAAAACTAGCCTGGGAATTTGCCATAATCCTTAATCAAGAAGCAAAAGAGCTAGAAGCCGCAGGCGTTGATATTATCCAATTTGATGAGCCCGCTTTTAATGTATTTTTTGATGAAGTAAACGATTGGGGCATTGCCTGTTTAGAGCGCGCAATTGAAGGGTTAAAATGCGAAACTGCTGTGCATATTTGTTATGGCTACGGCATTAAAGCCAACACCGATTGGAAAAAAACACTCGGAAGCGAATGGCGCCAGTACGAAGAAGCCTTTCCTAAATTACAGCAATCAAATATTGATATTATCTCACTAGAGTGCCACAACTCGCACGTGCCTATGGATTTACTAGAACTCATTCGCGGTAAAAAAGTAATGGTAGGAGCTATTGATGTTGCCAGCAATGAAATAGAAACACCTGAAGAGGTAGCCGCCACTTTACGCAAAGCCCTACAGTTTGTAGACGCTGATAAACTCTATCCATGTACAAACTGCGGCATGGCTCCGCTTTCTCATGAAGTTGCAAATGGTAAGCTCAATGCACTAAGTAAAGGTGCTGAAATAGTAAGAAAAGAGCTAGTAAAACAAAATAGTAATATTTAA
- a CDS encoding DUF1852 domain-containing protein gives MSKNLTFNIKSQRLDEHYTPSTNTRITTNFANLARGEHRQSNLRKALNMINNRFNTLANWDNPTADRYSIELEIISVDIALDENSQSFPSIEILKTNIVDNKTNKCIEGIVGNNFSSYVRDYDFSVLLQQHNKDKPQFCIPDNFGELHGKLFQSFVSSNTYKQNFRKPPVICLSVSDNKTYHRTANEHPILGIEYQPNESSLTEQYFKKMGLQVRYFMPANSAAPFALFFFGDLLNDYTNLELISTISTMETFQKIYRPEIYNANATAGKAYKPNLKNADHSLTQIIYDRDERSRLAAEQGKFAEEHFIKPYQSALEQFTTVNI, from the coding sequence ATGAGTAAAAACTTAACCTTTAATATTAAAAGTCAGCGCCTTGATGAGCACTATACGCCATCAACAAATACTCGTATTACAACTAACTTTGCAAACTTAGCTCGTGGCGAGCACCGTCAATCTAATTTGCGCAAAGCACTTAACATGATCAATAACCGCTTTAATACGCTAGCTAATTGGGATAACCCAACGGCAGATCGTTATTCAATCGAACTCGAAATTATTTCAGTTGATATTGCTTTAGATGAAAACAGCCAAAGCTTTCCATCAATAGAAATACTTAAAACCAACATAGTAGATAACAAAACAAACAAATGCATAGAAGGCATTGTTGGTAACAACTTTTCGTCTTACGTGCGTGACTACGACTTTAGCGTACTCCTACAGCAACATAATAAAGATAAACCACAGTTTTGTATTCCTGATAATTTTGGTGAGCTGCATGGTAAGTTGTTTCAATCGTTCGTGAGCTCAAATACATATAAGCAAAACTTTAGAAAGCCACCAGTAATATGCCTAAGCGTGTCTGATAACAAAACTTACCACCGCACAGCAAACGAGCACCCTATTTTAGGTATTGAGTACCAACCAAACGAATCTTCACTCACAGAGCAATACTTTAAAAAAATGGGCTTACAGGTTCGTTACTTTATGCCTGCAAATAGCGCTGCGCCTTTTGCATTGTTTTTCTTTGGGGATTTACTTAATGATTACACCAACCTTGAGCTAATAAGCACAATTAGCACCATGGAAACGTTTCAAAAAATTTATCGCCCAGAAATTTACAACGCAAATGCTACTGCTGGTAAAGCTTACAAACCTAATTTAAAAAATGCTGACCATTCACTCACACAGATTATTTACGATAGAGATGAGCGCAGTAGATTAGCTGCAGAGCAAGGTAAGTTTGCCGAAGAGCACTTTATAAAACCATACCAATCGGCGCTTGAGCAATTTACAACGGTAAACATCTAA
- a CDS encoding DUF5924 family protein: MNKLKNLITQFIAAMQKRPGLLAVMAFCSGVASYVMVDRKESFSQVIAIVLLISWLWLIIDNWLREKVEERFGVAVSPNVMRFALQMVQQESLFFALPFFLAVTQWDHPQAIFTSLIVLCAVVSVIDPLYYKKLARNRTLFSVFHNFALFVVLLVTLPILLNLTTSQSLVIALITAVIVTLPSLNNLMPNARWWRFPILVLILCAFSASVWQLRSFVPPAALRLTDITLAHKVDLQHKKPVGSIKTLDLHTLHREGLYSWTAVKAPRGLNEKIFHVWIHNKKEVDRITLNINGGREQGYRAWTHKVNFPSDATGKWQVKVVTESGQLIGLTKFIVTS; the protein is encoded by the coding sequence ATGAATAAATTAAAAAACCTTATCACCCAGTTTATAGCTGCAATGCAAAAGCGCCCTGGGTTATTAGCTGTGATGGCGTTTTGCTCTGGTGTAGCAAGCTATGTCATGGTTGACAGGAAAGAGTCGTTTTCGCAGGTTATTGCTATTGTGTTATTAATAAGCTGGCTTTGGCTAATTATAGATAATTGGCTTCGCGAAAAAGTAGAAGAGAGGTTTGGTGTAGCGGTATCGCCAAATGTAATGCGTTTTGCACTGCAAATGGTGCAACAAGAGAGCTTATTTTTTGCGTTACCCTTTTTTTTAGCGGTTACGCAATGGGATCATCCACAAGCAATTTTTACATCCCTTATTGTTTTGTGTGCCGTAGTGTCGGTTATCGACCCGCTTTATTACAAAAAATTAGCTAGAAACCGGACACTATTTAGCGTGTTTCATAACTTTGCGTTATTTGTTGTATTGCTTGTAACACTGCCCATTTTATTGAACCTGACGACTAGCCAAAGTTTGGTAATTGCTCTAATTACGGCTGTTATTGTTACATTGCCGAGTTTAAACAATTTAATGCCTAATGCACGCTGGTGGCGTTTTCCTATTTTAGTTTTAATTTTATGTGCTTTTAGTGCCAGCGTTTGGCAGTTACGCAGCTTTGTGCCACCGGCAGCCCTTAGATTAACCGATATTACCTTAGCGCACAAAGTCGACTTACAACATAAAAAGCCTGTAGGTAGTATTAAAACGCTTGATTTACACACCTTACACCGTGAAGGTTTATACAGCTGGACTGCGGTTAAAGCACCACGGGGTTTAAACGAAAAAATATTTCATGTGTGGATACACAATAAAAAAGAGGTCGATAGAATTACCCTAAATATTAATGGCGGGCGTGAGCAAGGTTATAGAGCGTGGACACACAAAGTAAACTTCCCAAGTGATGCAACGGGTAAGTGGCAAGTAAAGGTAGTAACTGAATCAGGGCAGTTAATAGGTTTAACCAAATTTATTGTTACATCTTAA
- a CDS encoding YHYH protein encodes MSLLKFGSKVTALLTCSLILTGCDEATDKPITPTNIDSNSQSATQHSLNLSMFKKGAFLSEPNIVDCETAQGTKTKCYELITSGAPAGREPGPFCPRTTTDGADVSGSWFSKEGTGNLVDLTGQFILKLDEYYGDEKWVLYDTKTNKIRYTATKESCSGAARPDVEEQYKQNCIECELSYLEDNFSLTYLIPVTPIPAKSSGRLRTVGIALDGTELSGPAPINAILGSYTIAAFDDCGGHINLHQGYHYHSTTGCTNSDDTEDGHAPLIGYAIDGYGIYAMRDASGKEESLDECRGNTDATRGYHYHAASPSENMFIGCLHGQSVRPAGGPPGDHQGPPPGNSPDKH; translated from the coding sequence ATGAGCTTATTAAAATTTGGCAGCAAGGTTACAGCCCTCCTTACTTGCTCCCTAATACTAACAGGGTGTGATGAAGCAACAGACAAGCCAATTACCCCTACTAATATTGACTCAAATAGCCAATCGGCCACTCAACATTCGCTAAATTTATCAATGTTCAAAAAAGGTGCTTTTTTATCTGAGCCTAACATTGTTGATTGCGAAACAGCACAAGGCACTAAAACTAAGTGTTATGAGTTAATTACATCAGGCGCACCAGCAGGCAGAGAGCCTGGCCCATTTTGCCCGCGCACTACAACCGATGGTGCGGATGTGTCTGGCAGTTGGTTTAGCAAAGAAGGAACAGGCAATTTAGTAGATTTAACTGGCCAATTTATCCTAAAGCTAGATGAATATTACGGCGATGAAAAGTGGGTACTTTACGACACTAAAACAAATAAAATTAGATACACAGCAACTAAAGAATCTTGCTCAGGTGCAGCTCGTCCTGATGTTGAAGAGCAATATAAACAAAATTGTATTGAGTGTGAGCTTTCATACTTAGAAGATAATTTTTCATTAACGTATTTAATTCCTGTTACACCTATTCCTGCAAAAAGTTCAGGTCGCTTAAGAACGGTAGGTATAGCATTAGACGGTACCGAGCTATCTGGGCCTGCTCCAATTAATGCCATTTTGGGCAGTTATACAATTGCCGCATTTGATGATTGTGGTGGGCATATTAATTTACACCAAGGATATCACTACCATTCTACAACGGGCTGTACTAATTCTGATGATACAGAAGATGGCCACGCTCCTCTTATAGGTTACGCAATCGATGGTTATGGTATTTATGCAATGCGCGATGCAAGCGGTAAAGAAGAGTCACTTGATGAATGCCGAGGAAATACAGACGCTACCCGTGGTTATCATTATCATGCAGCAAGCCCTAGCGAAAACATGTTTATTGGTTGTTTACATGGCCAGTCCGTAAGACCCGCTGGAGGTCCACCGGGAGATCATCAAGGTCCGCCGCCAGGTAATAGTCCTGACAAACATTAA